The Lycium barbarum isolate Lr01 chromosome 9, ASM1917538v2, whole genome shotgun sequence genome has a segment encoding these proteins:
- the LOC132611221 gene encoding uncharacterized protein LOC132611221, translated as MSSQTSTKVRFVRCPKCQLVLPELADIPVYKCGGCGTVLQAKNRKRAPIKNNVLDPNEISSASEEVNEGKTLDQGGAGDSNKELRRQLNSPDEPSSSSELSCLENEDPLSKSAVHKGDEHSCALDEKTERYENGSWDQCHSTGGENFSNRLASSDELTCPKLASPIVEAKEGAKGSASEEREKLELDKDTGCPTLETEQDMEGLALEMTDQLEPDEDNFLVDDQNESVVNHKSNYVNENSTYSECEVSTGSGAHEDGIESKSQTMGRGQNDFQCLNAESSENVRYAKEASRDFEKQSSVCSDMYHSILNESILSDTLMSTDHEQFEQFQKEIPSGFDRISSMDTLENLPLNICRSEPPVNLRSPTHRSYYAYDGSASSCDGDDHIPNQYHHQPGRKAYPVSPSEFLLDGRCRVNNTMSGESKMVQRAMNFSTAFPGRSHEEWPQSRRHGWVSASRMTSDKDEHATAFPFISAGSRAGHKHGNASNYRKNTAHHSSLHPPPRMPSDSEPDKIELLRMVYELEDQLRQTRITNRMANGRFSAEVMRDEEYNPSYYDQFLEDGQVSGDLNYSRYPVRCNHGKGWPQQRKGSRIPFSAEAAHYRDQADCLCSHCSPQVRPCSAQMHPSVCYNKGRRVAYSSCNCCNHLQSGSSSPQHYSSSEYSRETKSDHEMKKLYLRDKYSKMRHVRPVAGGAPIISCYHCNELLQLPADFLLFKRRCHQLRCNACRKVLKFSLQNQIHVVPFYAEEALAPPPSEVDDQQNVAYEYHLNSCPRNEPISCSDDLGPSFCRSVSTEEESSLPPIQPLGRTSFNREISSSSSSVPTKDRKMKSVMREPYTGTFGSPGPAAKMSKWGKVGSSEIEEVQPNGGSPLHRLMGYSSPSEVIHW; from the exons ATGAGTAGTCAAACGAGCACTAAAGTTCGGTTTGTTAGATGTCCCAAATGCCAATTGGTTCTTCCTGAGTTAGCTGACATTCCTGTCTACAAGTGTGGTGGATGTGGCACAGTTCTCCAAG CTAAGAACAGGAAAAGAGCTCCTATAAAGAACAACGTACTTGATCCAAATGAAATAAGCAGCGCAAGCGAAGAAGTGAACGAAGGAAAGACATTGGATCAAGGGGGCGCTGGGGACTCTAACAAGGAGCTACGTCGACAGTTAAATTCCCCCGATGAGCCTTCAAGCTCTTCTGAGCTTAGCTGTCTTGAGAATGAAGATCCTTTATCCAAATCTGCAGTACATAAAGGAGATGAACACAGTTGTGCTTTGGACGAAAAGACAGAACGATATGAAAATGGATCTTGGGATCAATGCCATTCCACGGGAGGAGAAAACTTCTCCAATAGACTTGCTAGCTCAGATGAACTTACTTGTCCTAAATTGGCAAGTCCAATTGTTGAAGCCAAAGAAGGTGCCAAAGGTTCAGCCAGTGAAGAGAGAGAGAAACTGGAGCTGGATAAAGACACTGGATGTCCAACCCTTGAAACTGAACAAGATATGGAAGGTTTAGCCCTTGAAATGACAGACCAACTGGAACCGGATGAAGACAACTTCCTTGTGGATGATCAAAATGAAAGTGTAGTTAATCATAAGAGTAATTACGTTAATGAGAATTCTACTTACTCTGAATGTGAAGTATCTACTGGAAGTGGGGCACATGAAGATGGAATTGAAAGCAAATCTCAAACCATGGGAAGGGGCCAAAATGATTTCCAATGTCTCAATGCAGAATCTTCTGAAAATGTAAGATACGCCAAGGAAGCCTCCCGTGACTTTGAGAAGCAGTCATCTGTATGCTCTGACATGTACCATAGTATTTTGAATGAAAGCATCCTATCAGACACTTTGATGTCTACTGATCATGAGCAGTTTGAGCAATTTCAGAAAGAGATTCCCTCAGGTTTTGATCGTATAAGTTCTATGGATACGTTAGAAAATCTACCGCTAAATATTTGTCGATCTGAGCCTCCTGTTAATCTCAGATCTCCTACACACAGAAGTTACTATGCCTATGATGGCAGTGCATCTTCATGTGATGGGGATGATCATATACCCAATCAGTACCATCACCAACCTGGAAGAAAAGCATACCCTGTCAGCCCCAGTGAGTTTCTTTTGGACGGTAGATGCCGAGTAAACAACACAATGAGCGGTGAGTCAAAGATGGTGCAGCGAGCAATGAATTTTTCTACAGCATTTCCAGGAAGGAGTCATGAGGAATGGCCTCAGTCTAGAAGACATGGTTGGGTCTCTGCAAGTAGAATGACATCGGACAAGGATGAGCACGCCACAGCATTTCCATTTATTTCAGCAGGTTCTCGTGCAGGACATAAGCATGGAAACGCTTCAAATTATCGGAAAAATACGGCCCACCATTCTAGTCTCCATCCACCACCCAGAATGCCCTCAGATTCAGAACCAGACAAAATAGAATTATTGAGAATGGTGTATGAACTTGAAGATCAATTGCGCCAGACACGCATTACTAATAGGATGGCCAATGGACGGTTTTCTGCAGAGGTAATGAGGGATGAAGAGTATAACCCTTCATACTATGATCAGTTTTTGGAAGATGGTCAAGTAAGTGGTGATTTAAACTATTCTAGATATCCTGTAAGATGCAATCATGGAAAAGGCTGGCCACAACAACGTAAAGGCTCAAGAATACCTTTTTCTGCAGAGGCTGCACATTACAGGGACCAAGCTGATTGCCTGTGTTCACATTGCTCCCCTCAGGTCCGGCCTTGCTCAGCGCAGATGCATCCTTCAGTTTGCTATAACAAAGGCCGCCGGGTTGCCTATTCCAGCTGTAACTGTTGCAATCACCTCCAGTCTGGTTCTTCTAGTCCTCAGCATTACTCAAGCTCTGAGTATTCCCGTGAGACAAAATCTGATCATGAGATGAAGAAACTGTATCTGCGAGACAAATACTCAAAAATGCGGCATGTCCGACCAGTAGCTGGTGGAGCACCAATAATTTCTTGTTACCACTGCAACGAACTTCTACAGCTGCCTGCAGACTTTCTTCTTTTCAAAAGGCGATGCCATCAGCTTCGATGCAACGCTTGTAGAAAGGTTCTGAAGTTTTCTCTCCAAAACCAGATACATGTAGTCCCATTCTATGCAGAGGAGGCTTTAGCTCCTCCACCAAGTGAGGTTGATGATCAACAGAACGTGGCATATGAATATCATCTTAATTCTTGTCCCCGTAATGAACCAATATCGTGTTCTGATGATTTGGGACCATCTTTCTGCAGAAGCGTCTCTACTGAAGAGGAGTCTTCATTACCTCCAATTCAACCTCTTGGAAGGACATCTTTCAACAGAGAAATATCCTCTAGCAGTTCTTCTGTCCCCACAAAAGATAGAAAAATGAAATCTGTTATGAGGGAACCTTACACGGGGACCTTTGGATCACCAGGGCCTGCCGCTAAGATGTCTAAGTGGGGAAAAGTAGGATCTTCAGAAATTGAGGAAGTACAACCAAATGGAGGCTCTCCCCTTCATCGGCTTATGGGTTATTCTTCGCCAAGTGAAGTGATACATTGGTGA